One genomic segment of Nitrospiraceae bacterium includes these proteins:
- a CDS encoding efflux RND transporter permease subunit, whose translation SLSLFFFLGRDYFPEIRSGVIQMHMRAPLGTRIEASGRIATLVSYSIEELLPGQVENIVSNCGLPVGPHNLAFIPTPTIGSQDCDLTILLENEKSPVWEFRRILRKGLTERYPGTEFTFQPSDLTAKILNFGAPAPIDVQINGPDMSSNYEFARKLVGKFREIPGAVDVVIQQTMRTPTLMVEGNRTFGLGVNRTLKDIADNLLMTTAGSQQVDQIYWLDPRTGMSYLINVYTPQPQINSLNSLKTVPINSSTNPANDHDVQLLGNLADLSAEGTPGVITHGNIMPLFDIYVSTEGRDLGGVLTDVEKIAKSMEHEKPRSAEVEIHGQASLMHDAYFELIFGLLASIVLVYLLIVVNFQSWLDPFIIITALPGALAGIAWSLFLTHTRLSEPALTGAIMTMGTGTANAILVVSYARERLQEHGDALRAAIEAGKTRLRPVLMTASAMIIGMVPMATGYSTNAPLGRAVIGGLLVATVFTLFFVPCVYAMIYNRRTVRQKERAS comes from the coding sequence TCCCTGTCCCTCTTTTTCTTCCTCGGCCGTGATTATTTCCCCGAGATCCGGTCGGGCGTGATTCAGATGCATATGCGGGCGCCGCTCGGAACTCGTATCGAGGCATCCGGACGTATCGCCACGCTGGTCTCCTACAGCATCGAGGAACTGCTGCCCGGTCAGGTCGAAAATATCGTCAGTAATTGCGGCCTGCCTGTCGGTCCGCACAACCTCGCCTTCATTCCGACGCCGACGATCGGTTCCCAGGATTGCGATCTGACGATCCTCTTGGAGAATGAAAAGTCGCCGGTGTGGGAGTTTCGGCGCATTCTCCGCAAAGGCTTGACGGAGCGCTACCCGGGCACCGAATTCACGTTCCAGCCCTCCGACCTGACGGCCAAAATTCTCAACTTCGGCGCCCCGGCGCCGATCGACGTGCAAATCAACGGCCCGGACATGTCCTCCAACTACGAGTTCGCCCGCAAATTGGTGGGCAAGTTCCGCGAGATCCCCGGTGCCGTGGACGTGGTGATCCAACAAACGATGCGCACCCCGACCCTCATGGTCGAAGGCAACCGCACCTTCGGCCTCGGTGTGAACAGGACCCTGAAAGACATAGCCGACAATCTGCTCATGACAACCGCCGGCAGCCAACAGGTCGACCAGATCTATTGGCTCGATCCCAGGACCGGCATGTCGTACCTGATTAATGTCTATACGCCGCAGCCGCAGATCAACAGCCTCAATAGTCTCAAGACCGTCCCGATCAATTCCTCAACCAATCCGGCAAACGATCACGATGTGCAGTTGCTCGGCAATTTGGCTGACCTGTCCGCGGAGGGTACGCCAGGCGTGATCACGCACGGGAACATCATGCCGCTGTTCGACATCTATGTCTCGACCGAAGGGCGTGACCTGGGCGGGGTGCTAACGGATGTGGAGAAGATCGCCAAGAGTATGGAGCACGAGAAGCCCCGCAGCGCTGAGGTCGAAATCCATGGTCAGGCCTCCCTGATGCACGACGCCTATTTCGAGCTGATCTTCGGGCTGCTCGCCTCAATCGTGCTGGTCTATCTGTTGATCGTCGTTAACTTCCAATCCTGGCTCGATCCGTTTATTATCATTACGGCCTTACCCGGCGCGTTGGCAGGCATCGCGTGGTCGTTGTTCCTGACCCATACGCGCCTATCGGAGCCGGCGCTCACGGGTGCCATCATGACCATGGGCACGGGGACCGCCAATGCAATCCTGGTTGTCTCCTATGCGCGCGAACGGCTCCAAGAACACGGTGACGCGTTGCGGGCCGCGATCGAAGCGGGGAAGACCCGCCTCCGCCCGGTGCTCATGACCGCCTCGGCCATGATCATCGGGATGGTTCCCATGGCAACGGGCTATTCCACGAATGCGCCGCTGGGTCGCGCCGTCATCGGCGGGTTGCTCGTGGCCACGGTCTTCACGCTGTTTTTCGTCCCCTGTGTGTACGCTATGATCTATAACAGGCGAACGGTTCGCCAGAAGGAGCGTGCATCATGA
- a CDS encoding efflux RND transporter periplasmic adaptor subunit, whose amino-acid sequence MMQRLRGKVVVLSAILLFLLYLGFRIYEGKSDAVALQQKTVEDAVPTVAIVNPMPADTSETITLPGNITAWFEAPIYAQVSGYVKMWYKDYGALVKKGDILAEINAPALDAQYAQARADLDSERAKYALADITAKRWLALRANHAVSEQSISVQVANAKAEAAKVKAAEQNVKNFEALIRFKTIVAPYDGVVTVRNINVGDYVNKEGTISTPGVISNLFTVADVSMMRLFVSVPESFGPFLQLGLTADVTVPQLPDRHFTAKFLTVARGFDVSTRTAVTVFTIDNEDRALWPGSYGKVVLTAPVDRKVFTIPSTALVFQEHGTQVAVVTEDDRVHLKPITVSKLLDNVIEVSEGLSEGDRVVNNPSAALLEGDKVRVVTPAPGYDLITTEGPASKEPSSK is encoded by the coding sequence ATGATGCAACGTCTCCGCGGAAAAGTCGTGGTACTGTCCGCGATCCTTCTGTTCCTCCTCTACCTTGGTTTTCGCATCTATGAGGGCAAAAGCGATGCCGTAGCGTTGCAGCAGAAGACGGTCGAAGACGCCGTTCCCACTGTTGCCATCGTCAATCCAATGCCGGCGGATACGAGCGAGACGATCACACTCCCTGGGAATATTACAGCCTGGTTTGAGGCCCCGATCTATGCACAGGTCTCTGGCTACGTGAAGATGTGGTACAAGGATTACGGCGCGCTGGTGAAGAAGGGCGACATCCTCGCCGAAATCAATGCACCGGCCCTCGACGCCCAATATGCACAGGCCAGGGCGGATTTGGACTCGGAGCGCGCCAAATATGCGCTCGCGGACATTACCGCAAAGCGATGGTTGGCGCTGCGCGCAAACCATGCGGTCTCAGAACAGTCGATCTCGGTACAGGTGGCCAATGCGAAGGCCGAAGCGGCAAAGGTCAAGGCGGCGGAGCAGAACGTCAAGAATTTTGAGGCCTTGATTCGGTTTAAAACCATCGTCGCGCCCTATGACGGCGTGGTCACCGTGCGCAACATCAACGTCGGCGATTACGTCAATAAGGAAGGCACGATCAGTACTCCCGGCGTAATCAGCAATCTCTTCACTGTCGCCGACGTCAGCATGATGCGACTCTTCGTCTCGGTACCGGAGTCTTTCGGCCCCTTTCTCCAGTTGGGCCTGACGGCCGACGTGACCGTCCCGCAATTGCCCGATCGTCATTTCACCGCCAAATTTCTGACCGTCGCCCGCGGATTTGATGTGAGCACACGCACGGCGGTCACCGTCTTCACCATCGACAACGAGGACCGGGCCCTCTGGCCTGGCTCGTATGGCAAGGTCGTGCTGACGGCGCCGGTTGATAGAAAGGTATTCACGATTCCGTCCACCGCGCTGGTGTTCCAGGAGCACGGCACACAAGTGGCCGTGGTGACGGAGGACGACCGAGTGCACCTCAAACCGATCACTGTGAGCAAACTCCTCGACAACGTCATCGAAGTGTCGGAGGGGCTTTCCGAGGGCGATCGCGTGGTGAACAACCCCAGTGCCGCGTTGCTCGAGGGTGACAAGGTTCGCGTTGTGACGCCGGCGCCGGGGTATGATCTCATCACGACGGAAGGGCCTGCGTCGAAGGAACCATCGTCAAAATGA
- a CDS encoding efflux transporter outer membrane subunit, producing MRTKPRLSRTVRAWVKHSGFLLLAFNLSSCNWFPAVDLSPTYQPPEYVVPASWRGSSPFVEAKPSDDELRSDWWTLFDDPVLNRLEEQAMAANPDLQAAAERFVQARDVMMMARSQYLPHAGVGFGASGNRESVNALFRPPEISQFANSVAAGGIASWEPDFWSALRNATRVELYRAEERAADFGLARLSLQAEIAADYFTLRGYDAQMTIYTQSIDYYKQSLEIVEAQFIGAIASALDVARVQSLLFSTQTKKAQIQAKRQVTEQAIATLVNMAPAGFTIEPVDEIRVPKFKIPQTIPSTLLERRPDIAGMERKMAQANRAIGIARAAFYPNVSFRAGGGYESTGFNLVTLANSFFSYGSTVSLPLFQAGYRRAQLQQSWSVYRETEDRYRSTVLNAFREVENNLSLTNLLTTAANRQDAAVAATLTTQNLSMDLYTGGLISSLDLIYAQVNTLVARIDSVQIKAELLTSSVALIRALGGGWNRQQLPTDEQIQPFGTFQYTNLDKPTPAGGIDVTAPDNSVHNDLTKPLVP from the coding sequence GTGAGAACGAAACCTCGACTGTCACGCACCGTTCGAGCATGGGTGAAGCATAGCGGTTTTTTGTTGCTGGCGTTCAATTTGTCATCCTGTAATTGGTTCCCGGCTGTCGATCTCTCGCCCACCTATCAACCGCCTGAATATGTCGTCCCTGCCTCATGGCGTGGGTCGAGTCCCTTTGTCGAAGCGAAGCCGTCGGATGATGAATTGCGTTCAGATTGGTGGACGCTATTTGACGATCCGGTCTTGAACAGGCTTGAAGAGCAGGCCATGGCGGCCAATCCTGATCTGCAAGCCGCTGCTGAGCGATTCGTCCAAGCCCGCGACGTGATGATGATGGCCCGATCGCAGTACCTTCCTCATGCAGGTGTGGGGTTCGGTGCGTCGGGCAATAGAGAATCGGTCAATGCTCTGTTTCGCCCTCCAGAAATTTCACAATTCGCCAACAGCGTGGCCGCCGGAGGGATCGCCTCCTGGGAGCCTGATTTCTGGTCGGCACTCCGTAACGCCACGCGCGTGGAACTCTACCGAGCCGAAGAGCGCGCCGCCGACTTTGGGCTCGCGCGCCTGAGTCTTCAGGCGGAAATTGCAGCGGATTATTTCACGCTGCGCGGCTATGACGCCCAGATGACGATCTATACTCAATCGATCGACTACTACAAACAGTCGCTCGAGATTGTCGAGGCCCAGTTCATCGGCGCGATCGCATCGGCACTCGACGTCGCCCGTGTCCAATCTCTGTTGTTCAGTACTCAGACGAAAAAAGCCCAGATTCAAGCTAAGCGCCAAGTGACGGAACAGGCGATCGCTACTCTCGTCAATATGGCACCGGCCGGTTTCACGATCGAGCCGGTCGATGAAATTCGAGTGCCGAAATTCAAGATTCCGCAGACAATCCCGTCCACGTTGCTTGAGCGCCGGCCCGACATCGCCGGGATGGAGCGCAAGATGGCGCAAGCGAACCGCGCCATCGGCATCGCCCGCGCCGCTTTTTATCCCAATGTGTCGTTCCGGGCCGGCGGCGGATACGAATCTACCGGCTTTAATCTGGTCACGCTCGCCAATAGTTTTTTTTCGTATGGCTCCACCGTGTCACTGCCCCTCTTCCAGGCTGGGTATCGCCGCGCCCAATTGCAGCAGTCCTGGTCGGTTTATCGTGAGACAGAAGACCGATACCGTTCCACGGTGCTCAACGCCTTTCGCGAAGTGGAAAACAATTTGAGTCTCACAAACTTGCTGACGACGGCGGCCAACCGGCAGGACGCCGCCGTTGCGGCCACGCTCACCACCCAGAACCTGTCCATGGATCTCTATACGGGCGGTCTGATTTCCAGCCTTGACCTTATTTATGCGCAGGTCAACACGCTCGTTGCGCGCATCGATTCAGTGCAGATCAAGGCCGAATTGCTAACTTCTTCAGTGGCGCTGATCCGTGCGCTCGGCGGAGGCTGGAACCGTCAACAACTGCCAACCGACGAGCAGATCCAACCATTTGGTACGTTCCAATATACCAACCTCGACAAACCAACACCCGCGGGAGGAATCGATGTCACCGCGCCGGATAACTCGGTCCATAATGATCTGACCAAACCCCTCGTTCCGTAA
- a CDS encoding ATP-binding protein has translation MNRSTTDRFRHLSIGQKLLVSFGLILTLLALSLTALLFYLTRINSYVDRHKRITIPAIVTAANMQREAYDLKLAFHLHLEGNSPDSIQETVTQLDRHRAAIQTALDLYNGTHAARTHPVLYGMLTEHHRLDLAEQEDRALAEISASLEKLTMNGKQLLVSPALAQPMIDETDRLVTRIIDGLNQLVEAHTQIDIEMKHEGDRLLGHARLIALSLALILALVIGATYVLATRHIAHPLMTLAATADRVAHQDLSATFEPWPSRDEVGILATSLTSMLSSLRERGAALVRKTKELEAFTYSIAHDLKGPLREIEGFSSLLEKHFAEAGDPQIKHHVDVIRKSALRLTHMIDALLKYSRLEQQDLPRTRFNLSEMVNQLVRERQTQAVGIIPTITVDLPFTHFYGEPISIRQAITNLLDNAIKFSRHSPTPDIRVSGQQTAAEWLVSISDNGIGFDPAQADKIFGLFERLHPVNEYEGTGVGLAIVKMVMDKHSGRVWAESSPGQGSTFYLAFPHSQEAIRFQQSATTAG, from the coding sequence ATGAACCGCTCTACGACGGATCGGTTTCGTCATCTCTCCATCGGCCAGAAGTTGCTCGTTTCCTTCGGACTGATCCTGACCCTCCTGGCACTGAGCTTGACGGCGCTCTTGTTTTATCTCACCCGCATTAACAGCTATGTTGACCGACACAAACGCATTACGATTCCAGCGATCGTGACCGCAGCAAACATGCAACGGGAGGCGTACGACCTGAAGCTGGCATTCCACCTCCACCTTGAGGGAAACTCTCCTGATTCAATCCAGGAGACTGTGACCCAGCTCGACCGCCATCGCGCGGCGATTCAGACGGCTCTTGACCTTTACAACGGCACACACGCAGCGCGCACCCATCCCGTTCTGTACGGGATGTTGACTGAACACCATCGACTGGATCTGGCGGAGCAGGAAGACCGAGCTCTTGCGGAAATTAGCGCTTCGTTGGAAAAATTGACCATGAATGGAAAGCAATTGTTGGTGTCACCCGCGCTTGCTCAACCCATGATAGACGAGACCGATCGACTCGTGACACGCATCATCGATGGTCTCAATCAACTTGTAGAGGCTCATACACAGATTGACATTGAAATGAAGCATGAGGGTGACCGCCTGCTCGGCCACGCCCGCCTGATCGCGTTGTCCCTCGCGCTCATTTTGGCGTTAGTAATCGGCGCCACGTATGTTCTAGCCACCAGGCATATCGCGCATCCGCTCATGACGTTGGCCGCGACCGCCGACCGCGTCGCCCATCAGGATTTGTCGGCCACGTTTGAACCCTGGCCTAGCCGCGATGAGGTCGGCATCCTTGCCACTTCCCTCACGTCGATGCTCTCCAGTTTGCGTGAGCGTGGTGCTGCGCTGGTGCGCAAGACCAAAGAGCTCGAAGCGTTTACCTATTCGATCGCTCATGATTTGAAAGGCCCGTTGCGAGAAATCGAAGGGTTTTCCTCGCTGCTGGAAAAACACTTCGCAGAGGCCGGAGACCCACAGATCAAACACCACGTCGATGTCATCAGAAAATCTGCGCTCCGTCTTACGCACATGATCGATGCGCTCCTGAAATATTCACGACTGGAACAACAAGACTTGCCTCGAACTCGGTTCAACCTGTCAGAGATGGTCAACCAACTCGTGCGCGAACGACAGACGCAGGCGGTCGGCATAATCCCGACGATCACCGTTGACTTGCCATTCACCCATTTTTATGGCGAGCCGATCAGCATCCGCCAAGCGATCACCAATCTGCTCGACAACGCGATCAAGTTCTCCCGTCACTCTCCTACTCCGGACATCCGCGTCAGCGGGCAGCAGACGGCAGCCGAGTGGTTGGTCTCAATCTCCGACAACGGCATCGGCTTTGATCCTGCTCAGGCGGACAAGATCTTCGGTCTCTTCGAGCGTCTGCATCCTGTCAACGAATACGAAGGGACCGGCGTCGGACTGGCGATCGTCAAAATGGTTATGGATAAGCATAGTGGTCGCGTGTGGGCAGAATCATCACCCGGCCAAGGCAGCACGTTTTATCTGGCATTTCCTCACAGCCAAGAAGCCATCAGATTTCAGCAATCCGCCACAACTGCCGGCTGA
- a CDS encoding sigma-54 dependent transcriptional regulator, translated as MHTLIIDDEEYVRLVLEQALREEGCEVTVAKNGQAGIDVLQTIPLDCVITDLRMSGLDGRAVLKWVKEHQPSIDVLMLTGHGDIKDAVDAIKHGASDFLVKDTPFDPTVVKAALTKLMTMRSLKQENLAARHGGFTRDVIVEGSSPAWQKLKAQIVQVAPANAPILIQGETGSGKEVVARLLHDLSRRADGPFIAINCGAVSRELLESELFGHEKGSFTGATSAKLGLIAAAEGGTLLLDEIGEMPGPMQVSLLRFLDRGEYRPVGSTRALHANVRIVGATNQDLQELILQGRFRDDLLYRINTVTLLVPPLRERRDDLPLLIDHILKTLRIPGATTRTVSPEAMRQLLAYRWPGNIRELRNVIERIMLMKTGSAPISLEEVTQVLPQGQGSIRAEDLTQLSLDEIERLHIARVLGACGGNKTHAAKTLAIDYKTLLSKLKKYGLGT; from the coding sequence ATGCACACACTCATTATCGACGACGAAGAATACGTCAGATTAGTGCTGGAGCAGGCTCTCCGCGAAGAGGGCTGCGAGGTAACAGTGGCGAAGAACGGCCAGGCGGGTATCGATGTGCTTCAAACCATACCGCTTGATTGCGTGATCACGGATCTCCGTATGTCGGGCCTCGATGGGCGTGCCGTGCTGAAGTGGGTAAAGGAACACCAGCCTTCCATCGATGTGCTGATGCTCACCGGTCATGGCGACATCAAAGACGCGGTTGATGCCATCAAGCACGGGGCGTCGGACTTTCTCGTCAAAGACACCCCGTTTGATCCCACTGTTGTCAAGGCCGCGTTGACCAAATTGATGACCATGCGCTCACTCAAGCAGGAAAATCTCGCGGCACGACATGGAGGATTCACGCGCGACGTCATCGTGGAAGGCTCCAGTCCGGCCTGGCAGAAGTTGAAAGCCCAGATCGTACAGGTTGCGCCGGCCAATGCACCCATCCTCATTCAAGGAGAAACGGGATCTGGGAAAGAAGTCGTTGCTCGGCTACTGCATGATCTAAGCCGTCGAGCAGATGGACCGTTCATCGCCATCAATTGCGGTGCGGTGAGCCGGGAACTGCTGGAGAGCGAGCTCTTCGGACATGAGAAGGGGTCGTTCACCGGAGCGACCTCGGCCAAGCTCGGCCTCATCGCTGCAGCGGAGGGCGGCACACTCCTCCTGGACGAGATTGGGGAGATGCCGGGTCCGATGCAAGTGAGTCTGCTACGGTTTCTCGATCGCGGCGAGTATCGACCCGTCGGGAGCACGCGCGCGCTACATGCTAATGTGCGCATCGTCGGTGCAACGAATCAGGACCTTCAAGAACTGATCCTGCAAGGCCGCTTCCGCGACGATCTACTCTATCGCATTAACACCGTTACCCTGCTGGTGCCTCCGCTCCGTGAGCGAAGAGACGACTTGCCTCTGCTGATTGACCATATTCTCAAAACCCTGCGCATCCCCGGAGCCACAACACGAACCGTGTCCCCCGAGGCCATGCGGCAACTCTTAGCCTACCGCTGGCCCGGTAACATACGCGAACTACGCAACGTAATTGAACGAATAATGTTGATGAAGACCGGCTCCGCACCGATCAGTTTGGAGGAAGTTACTCAGGTCCTCCCCCAGGGACAGGGATCCATACGGGCCGAGGATCTCACGCAGCTTTCGCTGGACGAGATCGAACGCCTCCATATCGCGCGCGTCCTCGGCGCATGCGGGGGCAACAAGACCCATGCTGCCAAGACATTGGCGATCGATTACAAAACCCTGCTCAGCAAACTCAAGAAATACGGGCTCGGCACCTGA
- a CDS encoding PilZ domain-containing protein, whose product MSQPSSQARRLIDLRKHPRIYTPSGALFSFKRLVVPVQFEGNTEGEGTLIDLSLGGCRLLSDIPLEIGEQYNLILQVSKESSPVIVEAATVRWTQDNTYGLKFLSLQSVAESHLRELLLDIRHPAP is encoded by the coding sequence ATGAGTCAACCCTCTTCACAGGCCCGACGGCTCATCGACCTCCGAAAGCACCCCCGAATTTACACACCGTCGGGCGCTCTTTTTTCGTTTAAACGTCTCGTGGTTCCGGTTCAGTTCGAAGGGAATACCGAAGGAGAAGGGACTCTCATCGATCTCTCCCTCGGAGGCTGTCGCTTGCTGAGCGACATTCCGCTTGAAATCGGCGAGCAGTACAACCTGATTCTGCAAGTCTCCAAGGAAAGCAGCCCCGTCATCGTCGAGGCAGCCACGGTGCGGTGGACCCAGGACAACACCTACGGGCTCAAGTTTCTCTCGCTGCAATCAGTCGCTGAATCCCACCTTCGAGAACTTTTGTTGGATATCCGTCATCCCGCCCCCTGA
- a CDS encoding sulfatase-like hydrolase/transferase, producing MSTSYEFHAWCDHDAALRFRMLNPTNSLCRPNWSVRQIIVFWWVAFLLLQQTLRFIQMAETPARESASVSLLVHTLWFGFRGDLTIATFTVLLAIGLAFAVTSVVKLFRKGRQWVGRQFLHVRVLAIVMVVMGSMLLTLLTIDMGYYHYNQHHLDFVFFEYVMDLVTQTKEIGIDDGQAARQTQAELSAKGSWAPVLAIFYAAQGLILVAWWWLFSRVVRPMIARWRPQSGLITNGVLTGGLVLGAMGLHHQGFYALRLANISSLEYYMLSQNPILYASEGFRETFSAQLKGDRLSDFPGMPVEKAIPMMQGLLDPKADFAYPRFPLVRAMHPPEVRSVGSAPNMLMILVEGLDRRFLNQEMRGIPVTPFLDTLQRHSFYFENFYSNGTQTARGLFASFCSYYPRQGQAAMKTRYAYDYPCLPALLKNHGYRSEMVTGEDRDLNRLQLFATRNGFHQLFDMHDFPEGTKRIGSGPSLGISDGDLLDLIRERLAFLQNRGTPFFLTTLTLGMHHPFSVPETTDAVRSLRQEPDGYIASLRYLDQELERFFTESRRAGLLKNTIVMILGDHGRHEVVGRTKDEKQIGHFLAPLYLWFDPSLRFSRDLRPRRIATVASQVDLVPTLLGLAGLTPRLAPFLGRDLSCLLVRDCAEDNFAYLSSVYDDLIALVDRHGVLVYSLRTESWRDLDYQLEPSTVVASLSDAEQATRRQNLFALFVGANTLLEQNRIWSWKEFDTAAAEIARQ from the coding sequence ATGTCGACCAGTTATGAATTCCATGCTTGGTGTGATCATGACGCCGCTCTGCGATTTCGCATGTTGAACCCGACCAACTCTCTCTGCCGGCCAAACTGGTCGGTCCGCCAAATTATCGTCTTTTGGTGGGTTGCATTCCTCCTGCTCCAACAGACGTTACGGTTCATCCAAATGGCAGAGACGCCGGCTCGCGAGTCCGCTTCCGTTTCGCTGTTAGTGCACACCCTGTGGTTCGGGTTTAGGGGAGACCTGACCATCGCCACGTTCACGGTGTTGCTGGCGATTGGACTCGCCTTCGCGGTGACGTCTGTTGTGAAGTTATTTCGGAAGGGACGGCAATGGGTCGGTCGTCAGTTTCTCCACGTCCGCGTACTGGCAATTGTCATGGTTGTGATGGGGAGCATGCTTCTCACGCTGCTGACGATCGACATGGGCTACTATCACTATAACCAGCATCATTTGGATTTTGTCTTCTTCGAATACGTAATGGATCTTGTGACCCAGACCAAGGAAATCGGCATCGACGATGGGCAGGCTGCGAGGCAGACTCAAGCAGAACTGAGTGCAAAGGGATCATGGGCGCCTGTGCTAGCGATTTTCTATGCAGCCCAAGGGCTGATTCTCGTCGCATGGTGGTGGCTCTTTTCCCGAGTCGTGAGGCCGATGATTGCCCGTTGGAGGCCGCAGTCTGGTCTCATCACCAATGGTGTGCTGACGGGTGGGCTGGTGCTTGGGGCGATGGGGCTGCACCATCAAGGATTCTACGCCTTGCGTCTCGCGAACATCAGCAGTCTTGAGTATTATATGCTGTCGCAAAATCCGATTCTGTATGCCAGCGAAGGATTTAGGGAAACGTTCTCCGCGCAGCTCAAAGGAGATCGCCTGTCTGATTTTCCGGGGATGCCTGTGGAAAAAGCCATTCCCATGATGCAAGGACTGCTTGATCCGAAGGCGGACTTTGCCTACCCGCGCTTCCCCCTCGTGCGCGCGATGCATCCTCCAGAGGTACGGTCCGTCGGCTCCGCTCCCAATATGCTGATGATCTTGGTGGAAGGTCTGGACCGTCGTTTCTTGAATCAAGAGATGAGAGGAATTCCCGTTACACCGTTTCTGGATACGTTACAGCGCCACAGTTTTTATTTTGAGAATTTTTACTCCAACGGCACACAAACCGCGAGAGGTTTGTTTGCGTCCTTTTGCTCCTACTACCCACGGCAGGGACAGGCGGCCATGAAGACTCGCTACGCCTACGATTATCCCTGTCTCCCGGCTCTCTTGAAAAACCATGGCTACCGCAGCGAAATGGTCACCGGTGAGGATCGGGATCTCAATCGGCTTCAGCTGTTCGCGACCAGAAATGGATTTCACCAGTTGTTCGATATGCATGATTTTCCGGAAGGAACTAAGCGGATCGGTTCGGGTCCAAGTTTGGGAATTTCCGATGGAGACTTGTTGGATTTAATTCGCGAGCGACTCGCGTTCCTGCAAAATCGCGGCACCCCGTTTTTTTTGACCACGCTCACGTTAGGTATGCATCACCCATTCTCTGTTCCGGAAACCACCGATGCTGTCCGATCGCTGAGGCAAGAACCTGATGGATATATCGCGTCTCTCCGTTACTTGGATCAGGAATTGGAGCGGTTCTTTACGGAAAGCCGCCGAGCCGGACTGCTCAAGAACACCATCGTTATGATTTTAGGCGACCATGGACGTCACGAAGTAGTCGGGCGGACGAAAGATGAGAAACAGATCGGGCACTTTCTGGCGCCGCTGTATCTGTGGTTTGACCCGTCCCTCCGGTTTTCTCGCGACCTGCGTCCTCGGCGAATTGCGACCGTGGCCAGCCAGGTGGATTTGGTTCCTACGCTGCTGGGTCTTGCGGGCTTAACCCCGCGCCTCGCTCCCTTTCTTGGGCGTGACCTCAGCTGTCTGCTCGTGAGGGACTGTGCGGAAGACAACTTTGCGTATCTGAGCAGTGTCTATGACGATCTGATCGCGCTCGTTGATCGCCATGGCGTGCTCGTGTATTCCCTCCGCACGGAAAGTTGGCGGGATCTCGACTATCAGCTCGAACCCTCCACCGTAGTTGCGTCTCTGAGCGACGCCGAGCAAGCTACTCGGCGCCAAAACCTCTTTGCCCTCTTTGTCGGAGCCAACACGTTGTTGGAGCAGAACAGAATCTGGTCGTGGAAGGAGTTCGACACAGCCGCAGCAGAGATTGCTCGGCAATGA
- a CDS encoding metal-dependent hydrolase produces MASEFSHAIVALAMGQAFQRHVVNRRVLLLGVVCSIIPDVDVIGFHYGIQYGDVWGHRGLTHSILFAALLSGVMVAWWHRLKSPMATAGVVLYFFLCTVSHGVLDALTNGGLGVAFFSPFDTARYFFGYRPIVVSPIGIGEFFSEDAARVLASEAVWIWLPSWTVFVVLRVLQKGWAGTRAGDPSQPE; encoded by the coding sequence ATGGCTTCTGAGTTTTCGCACGCCATCGTCGCGCTAGCGATGGGTCAGGCCTTTCAGCGTCACGTGGTGAATCGGCGTGTGCTGTTATTAGGTGTGGTCTGTTCCATTATCCCGGATGTAGATGTGATCGGGTTTCATTATGGCATTCAGTATGGCGATGTGTGGGGGCATCGCGGCCTGACGCACTCCATACTTTTTGCCGCCCTATTGAGTGGGGTCATGGTGGCCTGGTGGCATCGGCTGAAGTCGCCAATGGCAACGGCTGGGGTGGTTCTGTATTTCTTCCTCTGTACTGTATCCCATGGAGTTCTGGATGCCTTGACCAACGGGGGTTTGGGCGTAGCGTTTTTCTCACCGTTTGATACCGCCAGATATTTTTTCGGTTATCGGCCCATCGTCGTGTCTCCGATCGGCATCGGCGAGTTTTTTAGCGAAGACGCGGCACGCGTCCTAGCCAGCGAGGCGGTATGGATCTGGCTTCCGTCGTGGACTGTGTTCGTGGTTCTGCGTGTGCTTCAAAAAGGATGGGCAGGTACACGTGCGGGTGACCCGTCGCAACCAGAGTGA